A genomic region of Methylobacterium durans contains the following coding sequences:
- a CDS encoding septal ring lytic transglycosylase RlpA family protein, with amino-acid sequence MHTKPVRWTAAAIFGTVLSVAALNTASAQSGAASWYGSGSRTANGERFNPNGLTAAHRSLPFGTRVRVADARTGRSVVVRINDRGPFVRGRIIDLSRGSARALGMGGTTYVSLQVVD; translated from the coding sequence ATGCACACGAAGCCCGTTCGCTGGACCGCCGCCGCCATTTTCGGAACCGTCCTCTCCGTCGCTGCCCTGAACACCGCCTCGGCACAGTCCGGCGCGGCGTCCTGGTACGGCAGCGGCAGCCGGACGGCGAATGGCGAGCGCTTCAATCCGAACGGGTTGACCGCCGCCCATCGCAGCCTGCCCTTCGGCACGCGCGTCCGGGTCGCCGACGCCCGCACCGGGCGATCGGTCGTGGTCCGCATCAACGATCGGGGCCCCTTCGTCCGCGGCCGCATCATCGACCTGTCCCGCGGCTCGGCCCGGGCGCTCGGCATGGGCGGCACCACTTACGTGTCGCTCCAGGTCGTCGACTGA
- a CDS encoding polyhydroxyalkanoic acid system family protein, producing MAKPLIVEIPHELGRDEARRRIETGVEQGRALLGKSGVTIGNLAWTGDRLDFALSALTQSVDGQIDVGQDSVRVEVRLPLLLALFAEKIRKSLGKEGNLLLTKK from the coding sequence ATGGCCAAGCCCCTCATCGTCGAGATCCCGCACGAGCTCGGGCGGGACGAGGCCCGACGCCGCATCGAGACGGGCGTGGAGCAGGGCCGGGCGCTGCTCGGCAAGAGCGGCGTCACCATCGGCAACCTCGCCTGGACGGGCGACCGGCTCGACTTCGCCCTCTCGGCGCTGACGCAGAGCGTCGACGGCCAGATCGACGTCGGCCAGGACAGCGTCCGGGTCGAGGTGCGGCTCCCGCTCTTGCTCGCGCTCTTCGCCGAGAAGATCCGCAAGTCGCTCGGCAAGGAGGGCAACCTCCTGCTGACGAAGAAGTAG
- a CDS encoding ABC-F family ATP-binding cassette domain-containing protein, with protein sequence MAAPPLLTLQDVALTFGGTPLIERAEIAIAPGERACLVGRNGSGKSTLLRIAAGLVEPDRGVRFVQPGATIRYLAQEPDFAGYESVLAFAEAGLAPGDDPHRARYLLESLGLTGDEDPRRLSGGEGRRAALAQALAPEPDILLLDEPTNHLDLPAIEWLEAELKGTRSALVLISHDRRFLSALSRSTVWLDRGTTRRIEQGFSGFEAWRDAFFEEEERDRHKLDRKIAAEEDWLRYGVTARRKRNVRRLGNLHDLRRQRREDRRPVGTVTMTSTEAETSGTIVVEARAAAKSYGARRIVDSLSLRIARGDRLGIVGANGAGKTTLVNLLTGQLEPDSGAIQLGTNLRMMLLDQARAVLEPGLTVTEVLTGGRGDTISVGGQNRHVIGYLKDFLFTPEQARTPVSVLSGGERNRLLIAKALAQPSNLLVLDEPTNDLDLETLDLLQEMLGEYAGTLILVSHDRDFLDRVVGSVLVSEGEGRWIEYAGGYSDMVTQRGAGVQARSASKPRSAPRERPSGGDAPATSAARTKLGFKEQHELKTLPARIEKLERAIVKLREILADPNLYARDPGRFEKASATLVEAESELAAAEERWLTLEMLRETSGA encoded by the coding sequence ATGGCTGCACCCCCGCTCCTCACCCTTCAGGACGTCGCGCTCACCTTCGGCGGCACGCCGCTGATCGAGCGCGCCGAGATCGCAATCGCGCCCGGCGAGCGCGCCTGCCTCGTCGGGCGCAACGGGTCCGGCAAATCGACCCTGCTGCGCATCGCCGCCGGGCTCGTCGAGCCGGACCGCGGCGTGCGCTTCGTGCAGCCGGGGGCGACGATCCGCTACCTCGCGCAGGAACCCGACTTCGCCGGCTACGAATCGGTTCTCGCCTTCGCGGAGGCTGGCCTCGCCCCGGGCGACGATCCGCACAGGGCCCGCTACCTGCTGGAGAGCCTCGGCCTCACCGGCGACGAGGATCCGCGCCGGCTCTCCGGCGGCGAGGGGCGCCGCGCCGCACTCGCTCAGGCGCTTGCGCCCGAGCCCGACATCCTGCTTCTCGACGAGCCGACCAACCATCTCGACCTGCCGGCGATCGAGTGGCTCGAAGCGGAGCTGAAGGGGACGCGCTCCGCCCTCGTCCTGATCAGCCACGACCGCCGCTTCCTCTCCGCCCTGTCGCGCTCGACGGTCTGGCTCGACCGCGGCACCACGCGCCGCATCGAGCAGGGTTTCTCCGGCTTCGAGGCGTGGAGGGACGCCTTCTTCGAGGAGGAGGAGCGGGACCGGCACAAGCTCGACCGCAAGATCGCCGCCGAGGAGGACTGGCTGCGCTACGGCGTCACCGCCCGACGCAAGCGCAACGTCCGGCGCCTCGGCAACCTCCACGATCTGCGCAGGCAGCGCCGGGAGGACCGCCGGCCTGTCGGCACCGTGACGATGACCTCCACCGAGGCCGAGACCTCCGGCACCATCGTCGTCGAGGCGCGCGCGGCCGCGAAATCCTACGGCGCGCGGCGCATCGTCGACAGCCTGTCGCTGCGCATCGCCCGCGGCGACCGGCTGGGCATCGTCGGTGCGAACGGTGCCGGCAAGACGACGCTCGTGAACCTGCTCACGGGGCAGCTCGAACCCGATTCGGGGGCCATCCAGCTCGGCACCAATCTCCGGATGATGCTGCTCGACCAGGCGCGTGCCGTGCTTGAACCCGGACTGACCGTCACCGAGGTGCTGACGGGCGGGCGCGGCGACACGATCTCGGTCGGAGGCCAGAATCGACACGTCATCGGCTACCTGAAGGACTTCCTGTTCACGCCCGAGCAGGCACGCACGCCCGTCAGCGTGCTCTCGGGCGGCGAGCGCAACCGCCTCCTCATCGCCAAGGCGCTGGCGCAGCCCTCGAACCTGCTCGTCCTCGACGAGCCGACCAATGACCTCGACCTCGAGACCCTCGACCTGCTGCAGGAGATGCTCGGCGAGTACGCGGGCACGCTGATCCTCGTCAGCCACGACCGCGACTTCCTCGACCGGGTCGTCGGCAGCGTGCTGGTGAGCGAGGGGGAGGGGCGCTGGATCGAGTATGCGGGTGGCTACTCCGACATGGTGACCCAGCGCGGCGCCGGGGTGCAGGCTCGATCCGCATCAAAGCCGAGATCGGCCCCCCGCGAGCGCCCGTCGGGCGGGGACGCGCCCGCGACCAGCGCGGCGCGGACGAAGCTCGGCTTCAAGGAGCAGCACGAGTTGAAGACCCTGCCGGCGCGCATCGAAAAGCTGGAGAGGGCGATCGTCAAGCTGCGCGAGATCCTGGCCGATCCGAACCTCTATGCGCGCGACCCGGGCCGGTTCGAGAAGGCGTCGGCCACGCTGGTCGAGGCGGAATCGGAGCTCGCCGCGGCGGAGGAGCGCTGGCTCACCTTGGAGATGCTGCGCGAGACGTCCGGTGCCTGA